In one window of Bacillus marinisedimentorum DNA:
- a CDS encoding STAS domain-containing protein, translated as MQTFTYEDSFQFKEFFEANSQIFKEMLLKEAVNVKDKIDEILRVGNIDLVNNANELVVYIIEENDEELHAFAEQEGIAWSAHSLAVSFKLEWVQAIRRTLWLFFEKYTEFKRDKKSINFFEIEKQMNNRVDYFLNSFFISYTTYKDSLIKAQRELVENLSVPIIPITPSVSILPLIGAIDEQRTGILEDKMLKEISEKHIQTLIMDLSGVADINRNNIYRLIQIINGASLMGCNTVITGLRKEVVWKVTELGINGEIKTLGTLQQALREYFILND; from the coding sequence TTGCAAACGTTTACATATGAAGATTCATTTCAATTCAAAGAGTTTTTCGAAGCAAATAGTCAGATCTTCAAAGAGATGCTGCTAAAAGAAGCTGTCAACGTAAAAGACAAGATTGATGAAATATTAAGAGTGGGTAATATCGATCTTGTTAATAACGCCAATGAACTGGTTGTTTACATTATCGAAGAGAATGATGAAGAACTGCATGCGTTTGCGGAACAAGAAGGGATTGCCTGGTCAGCACATTCTCTTGCTGTCTCTTTTAAGTTGGAGTGGGTTCAGGCCATCCGCCGGACATTATGGCTCTTTTTTGAAAAATACACCGAATTTAAAAGGGATAAAAAAAGTATTAATTTCTTTGAAATCGAAAAACAAATGAACAATCGGGTCGACTATTTTTTGAATTCCTTTTTCATTAGTTATACAACTTACAAAGATTCGCTTATAAAGGCTCAAAGAGAACTGGTTGAAAATCTTTCCGTGCCAATTATCCCGATAACCCCTTCTGTAAGCATCCTCCCGTTAATCGGGGCAATTGATGAGCAGCGAACCGGAATCCTTGAGGATAAAATGCTAAAAGAAATTAGCGAAAAGCATATCCAAACATTGATTATGGACTTATCCGGGGTCGCAGATATTAATCGCAATAATATTTACCGATTGATCCAAATCATCAATGGCGCATCACTGATGGGATGTAACACGGTCATAACCGGATTAAGGAAAGAAGTTGTTTGGAAAGTAACGGAACTCGGCATTAATGGCGAAATCAAAACATTAGGTACGTTGCAACAGGCATTAAGAGAATACTTTATTCTTAACGATTAA